From the genome of Spinacia oleracea cultivar Varoflay chromosome 2, BTI_SOV_V1, whole genome shotgun sequence, one region includes:
- the LOC110794180 gene encoding uncharacterized protein, which yields MLYSDRPIIFHFQKVNNFERKTSNGAAYVLANSCEKNVMGNVQSMVACGLTCFSWDCRSLGFLSFSNTRTQTPLTSFIFSLSLSLSPPLGSGSLVLLNLSGRHIRLPIHRKIQGMQELVSEQPTIIIDEAVEEGSDITDFTMDDIFE from the exons ATGTTATATTCAGACCGGCCGATAATATTTCATTTTCAGAAGGTTAataattttgaaagaaaaaccAGTAATGGAGCAGCATATGTTTTGGCAAATAGTTGTGAGAAAAATGTTATGGGGAATGTTCAATCAAT GGTTGCTTGCGGCCTTACGTGCTTTTCTTGGGATTGTAGGAGTTTAGGGTTTCTCAGTTTCTCAAACACTCGAACTCAAACGCCGCTCACCTCCTTCATCTTTTCTCTGTCTCTCTCACTCTCACCCCCTCTAGGCTCTGGCTCTCTCGTGTTGCTCAATCTCTCAGGACGACATATCAGATTACCAATCCACCGCAAGATTCAAg GTATGCAAGAATTAGTTTCGGAGCAGCCAACTATTATAATTGACGAAGCAGTTGAAGAAGGCTCGGATATCACGGATTTCACAATGGACGACATATTTGAATGA
- the LOC110794178 gene encoding auxin-binding protein ABP19a, which produces MDSLKIILSFTLLVSLSSATSVVDFCVADFRFPVTPAGYSCKNPANLTVDDFVFSSLSVPGNMSNIFNLGVVPAFDVTFPALNGLGLSMVRLDLGVGGVVPIHSHRASELILVIEGTIIAGFIGSDNTPYYKTLNKGDIMIFPASLLHFQVNNGNSPALAFVSLNSASPGFQTTTFALASNDLPTDVIQKITLLDTTQVRKLKTVFGGTN; this is translated from the exons ATGGATTCTCTTAAAATTATCTTATCTTTTACTCTCCTTGTATCTCTCTCATCAGCGACGAGTGTGGTTGACTTTTGTGTGGCGGATTTCAGATTCCCAGTTACTCCAGCGGGGTACTCTTGTAAAAATCCTGCTAACCTTACAGTGGATGACTTTGTTTTCTCTTCTTTGAGTGTTCCAG GTAACATGTCAAATATCTTCAATCTCGGTGTGGTCCCAGCTTTCGACGTGACATTCCCTGCCTTGAACGGTCTAGGCCTTTCCATGGTACGATTAGACCTTGGTGTGGGTGGAGTTGTTCCAATCCACTCGCACAGGGCGTCTGAACTTATCCTTGTAATCGAGGGGACGATAATTGCTGGATTTATTGGATCCGACAACACCCCTTACTACAAAACATTGAATAAGGGGGATATTATGATCTTCCCCGCCTCGTTACTTCACTTCCAAGTTAACAATGGTAATTCTCCTGCTCTTGCATTTGTTAGCTTAAACAGCGCGAGCCCCGGCTTTCAAACAACAACCTTTGCCCTAGCTTCAAATGACCTTCCTACTGATGTAATTCAGAAGATCACTTTGTTGGATACAACGCAGGTGAGGAAGTTAAAGACTGTGTTTGGAGGcacaaattaa